A region of Diospyros lotus cultivar Yz01 chromosome 3, ASM1463336v1, whole genome shotgun sequence DNA encodes the following proteins:
- the LOC127797657 gene encoding NAC domain-containing protein 1 has product MYMQKMVGRNSSELPPGFRFHPTDEELIMYYLRHQATSRPCPVSIIPEVDIYKFDPWQLPEKADFGETEWYFFSPRERKYPNGARPNRAAVSGYWKATGTDKSIYSGTKFVGVKKALVFYEGKPPKGIKTDWIMHEYRLSDSSTHIPRKNGSMRLDDWVLCRIYKKKSLVRTVEKTAEEDSSAQMVASNGASDSQASRIPTTCSLSQLWELDGLASLPQLLSDNISYNSNLQTNYQDPVWNAGNGFQ; this is encoded by the exons ATGTATATGCAGAAAATGGTAGGAAGAAACAGTTCGGAGCTCCCTCCTGGTTTCAGGTTTCACCCCACAGATGAGGAGCTAATCATGTATTACCTCAGGCACCAGGCCACTTCAAGGCCTTGCCCAGTATCAATCATCCCAGAAGTTGATATCTATAAGTTTGATCCCTGGCAGTTGCCTG AGAAGGCAGATTTTGGAGAAACTGAATGGTACTTCTTTAGCCCCAGAGAGAGGAAATACCCAAATGGGGCAAGGCCCAATAGAGCAGCTGTTTCTGGGTATTGGAAGGCCACAGGGACAGACAAGTCTATTTACAGCGGAACTAAGTTTGTGGGTGTCAAGAAAGCTCTTGTGTTTTATGAGGGAAAGCCCCCAAAGGGTATCAAGACAGATTGGATTATGCATGAATATAGACTAAGTGATTCATCAACTCATATTCCCAGGAAAAATGGATCTATGAGG TTGGATGATTGGGTGCTATGTAGAATCTACAAGAAGAAAAGCCTAGTAAGAACAGTGGAGAAGACAGCTGAAGAAGATTCAAGCGCCCAGATGGTGGCTTCAAATGGTGCTAGTGACTCACAAGCGTCAAGAATTCCAACGACTTGTTCACTTTCCCAATTATGGGAGTTGGATGGCCTGGCCTCACTTCCCCAACTATTAAGTGACAATATTTCATACAACTCAAACCTTCAAACTAACTACCAGGACCCAGTTTGGAATGCAGGAAATGGGTTTCAGTGA
- the LOC127797658 gene encoding 2-hydroxy-palmitic acid dioxygenase mpo1-like, with product MGKTGLFDLERHFAFYGAYHSNPINIAIHTFFVWPIFFTALVILYFVPSPFNLPSIEISLIGNNIVLPLNIGFLVTLIYAVFYVCLDVKAGCLAAFLCFVCWVFSGYLASQLGFSLAWKVVLVAQLVCWTGQFIGHGVFEKRAPALLDNLSQAFLMAPFFVLLEVLQVLFGYEPYPGFHAAVEAKIEAEICEWQEKKKKLIS from the exons ATGGGGAAAACTGGGTTGTTTGATCTGGAGAGGCACTTCGCCTTTTACGGGGCTTATCATAGCAATCCAATCAACATAGCCATCCACACCTTTTTTGTTTGGCCAATTTTCTTCACGGCTCTGGTCATTCTCTACTTCGTGCCTTCTCCATTCAATCTCCCCAGCATCGAGATTTCTCTGATCGGGAACAATATTGTTCTGCCTCTGAATATTGGGTTCTTGGTTACCTTGATCTACGCCGTGTTTTATGTCTGTTTGGATGTGAAAGCTGGGTGTTTGGCTGCCTTCCTCTGTTTCGTTTGTTGGGTTTTCAGCGGTTACCTTGCAAGTCAACTGGGTTTTTCACTGGCTTGGAAG GTTGTTCTGGTAGCTCAGCTGGTATGTTGGACAGGACAATTTATTGGACATGGGGTATTTGAG AAACGTGCACCAGCTCTTCTGGACAATCTCTCTCAAGCCTTTCTGATGGCTCCCTTCTTTGTTCTATTGGAG GTTCTACAGGTACTTTTTGGTTATGAACCATACCCAGGGTTCCATGCTGCAGTTGAAGCAAAGATAGAAGCTGAAATTTGCGAatggcaagagaagaagaagaaactaatCTCTTAA
- the LOC127797655 gene encoding cytochrome P450 704B1: MLARYASSLPTHISATSSAPILFKRSKALQSLPTTATFHFIFFLFSLQMETEINLPSFPLLADGHTMAILTLACMLASWILIHRWNQRNTKGPRTWPLVGAAIEQFMNYDRMHDWLVNYLSESKTVVVPMPFTTYTYIADPANVEHVLKTNFPNYPKGEVYHSYMEVLLGDGIFNADGELWRKQRKTASFEFASKNLRDFSTVVFRDYSLKLSAILNQASLNEQELDMQELFMRMTLDSICKVGFGVEIGTLAAHLPENSFARAFDSANIIVTLRFIDPLWKIKKFLNVGSEAVLDQSIKVIDDFTYSVIRRRKTEMKATGGTSTNEKMKHDILSRFIELGKDPENNITDKSLRDVVLNFVIAGRDTTATTLSWAMYMIMTNSHVADKLYSELKSFEEDRAKEEKVSLFNFDTEDPESFNKRTAQFAQLLTYDSLGRLAYLHAVITETLRLYPAVPQDPKGIMEDDVLPDGTKVKAGGMVTYVPYSMGRMEYNWGPDAASFKPERWLKEGFFQNASPFKFTAFQAGPRICLGKDSAYLQMKIALAILCRFFKFSLVPGHPVKYRMMTILSMAHGLKVTVSRRLCDF, encoded by the exons ATGTTGGCAAGGTATGCTAGCTCATTACCCACCCACATTTCAGCCACTTCTTCAGCACCAATTCTCTTTAAAAGAAGCAAAGCCCTTCAATCCCTTCCAACTACTGCTACATTTCactttatcttctttcttttctcccttCAAATGGAAACAGAGATCAACCTCCCCTCATTTCCTTTACTAGCAGATGGACATACCATGGCCATTCTAACGCTAGCCTGCATGCTGGCATCATGGATTTTGATCCACAGATGGAACCAGAGAAACACAAAAGGCCCAAGAACATGGCCGCTCGTTGGTGCAGCGATCGAGCAGTTCATGAACTATGACCGGATGCATGACTGGCTTGTCAACTACCTCTCTGAATCGAAAACAGTAGTTGTCCCAATGCCATTCACCACCTATACCTACATTGCTGATCCTGCTAATGTAGAACATGTCCTCAAAACCAACTTCCCTAACTACCCAAAG GGAGAAGTGTACCATTCTTATATGGAGGTGCTGCTTGGAGATGGCATTTTCAATGCTGACGGCGAGCTCTGGAGGAAACAGAGAAAGACCGCAAGCTTTGAGTTCGCATCCAAGAACCTGAGGGATTTCAGCACTGTAGTCTTCAGAGACTATAGCCTCAAGCTATCAGCTATTCTGAATCAAGCATCTCTCAACGAGCAAGAATTGGATATGCAG GAATTGTTCATGAGGATGACTTTGGACTCCATATGTAAGGTGGGATTTGGGGTGGAAATAGGAACTCTGGCTGCCCACCTGCCAGAAAATTCCTTTGCCCGAGCATTTGACTCTGCAAACATTATTGTTACTCTTCGATTTATTGATCCACtatggaaaataaagaaatttcttAATGTCGGGTCAGAAGCAGTTCTCGACCAGAGCATCAAAGTTATCGATGATTTTACATACTCCGTTATTCGAAGAAGGAAGACAGAGATGAAAGCAACAGGGGGGACCTCTACAAATGAGAAG ATGAAGCATGACATATTATCAAGATTTATTGAGCTTGGCAAAGATCCAGAAAACAACATTACTGACAAAAGCCTTAGAGATGTTGTCCTGAACTTTGTCATTGCTGGCCGAGACACAACAGCCACAACTCTTTCTTGGGCTATGTACATGATAATGACCAACAGCCATGTAGCAGACAAACTCTACTCAGAACTCAAAAGTTTCGAAGAAGACCGGGCAAAGGAAGAAAAGGTCTCACTGTTTAATTTTGACACAGAGGATCCTGAATCATTCAACAAAAGAACAGCACAATTTGCTCAACTCTTGACATACGATTCTTTGGGGAGGTTGGCTTACTTGCATGCAGTGATCACAGAGACTCTCCGACTGTACCCCGCTGTACCTCAG GACCCCAAGGGCATCATGGAGGATGATGTTTTGCCAGATGGAACCAAAGTAAAGGCAGGTGGGATGGTGACTTATGTTCCATATTCAATGGGCAGAATGGAGTACAACTGGGGCCCTGATGCGGCTTCGTTTAAGCCCGAGAGATGGCTTAAAGAGGGATTCTTCCAGAATGCATCACCATTCAAGTTCACTGCATTCCAG GCTGGGCCAAGGATATGCCTCGGGAAGGACTCAGCTTATCTCCAAATGAAGATAGCTCTGGCTATTTTGTGTAGGTTCTTCAAATTCAGTTTAGTGCCAGGGCATCCAGTGAAGTACAGGATGATGACAATACTATCAATGGCACATGGACTAAAGGTTACTGTGAGCAGGCGTTTATGTGACTTCTAA